One genomic segment of Drosophila melanogaster chromosome 3L includes these proteins:
- the CG13482 gene encoding uncharacterized protein, whose amino-acid sequence MSPPHHENRLFGIHLGLNLGGGGHHHHHHHPPPPVHHYHPPPPVHHHHHHGPPMHHHGPPPHHHHHYGPPPPPPHYDHHHHHHGSHFDHHHGPHHGHHHHHC is encoded by the coding sequence ATGTCGCCGCCACATCACGAAAATCGCCTGTTTGGAATCCACCTTGGCCTGAATTTGGGTGGAGGTGGacatcatcaccaccaccatcatccaCCGCCTCCGGTGCACCACTATCACCCACCGCCTCCGGtgcaccaccatcaccaccacggACCTCCAATGCACCACCACGGACCCCCgccgcaccaccaccaccactacggacctccgccaccgccgccccACTacgatcatcatcatcatcaccacgGCAGCCACTTTGACCATCATCATGGTCCTCACCAtggacatcatcatcatcactgCTAG